One window of Streptomyces sp. SUK 48 genomic DNA carries:
- a CDS encoding ABC transporter ATP-binding protein has translation MTATTLEKPATEQAATVEFRGLRREFGATVALDGLDLTVRPGEFLALLGPSGCGKTTALRMLAGFEHPDSGAVLVDGRDITRVPAHRRDAGMVFQSYSLFPHLPAVDNVAFGLRMRGVRAAERRSRAAELLELVGLGDKGERFPHQLSGGQQQRVALARALALRPRVLLLDEPLSALDAKVRLSLREEIRRLQQELGITTLFVTHDQEEALSIADRVAVMRSGRLEQCAEPAELYGRPATAFVAEFVGTMSRIPGELKDGTVEVLGQRLPADGEAPDGAVDVLVRPENLRVRVDGQGGARVVATAFLGAVVRLTVRLADGTEAKADLPAHEAAGLGAGAAVTASLPKRPVLVAARTEN, from the coding sequence ATGACCGCCACCACGCTTGAGAAGCCCGCCACCGAACAGGCCGCGACCGTCGAATTCCGGGGTCTGCGCCGCGAGTTCGGTGCCACCGTCGCCCTCGACGGCCTCGACCTCACCGTCCGCCCCGGCGAGTTCCTGGCCCTGCTCGGCCCCTCCGGCTGCGGCAAGACCACCGCCCTGCGCATGCTCGCCGGATTCGAACACCCCGACTCCGGCGCGGTACTGGTGGACGGCCGGGACATCACCCGGGTGCCGGCCCACCGCCGCGACGCCGGGATGGTCTTCCAGTCGTACAGCCTCTTCCCGCATCTGCCCGCCGTCGACAACGTGGCCTTCGGGCTGCGCATGCGGGGCGTGCGCGCCGCCGAACGGCGCTCCAGGGCGGCCGAGCTGCTGGAACTGGTCGGCCTCGGCGACAAGGGGGAGCGCTTCCCGCACCAGCTCTCCGGCGGCCAGCAGCAGCGCGTCGCGCTCGCCCGCGCCCTCGCCCTGCGCCCCCGCGTCCTGCTGCTCGACGAACCGCTGTCCGCGCTGGACGCCAAGGTCCGGCTGAGCCTGCGCGAGGAGATCCGCCGGCTCCAGCAGGAACTCGGCATCACCACCCTGTTCGTCACCCACGACCAGGAGGAGGCCCTGTCGATCGCCGACCGGGTCGCCGTGATGCGCTCCGGACGACTCGAACAGTGCGCCGAACCCGCCGAGTTGTACGGCCGCCCCGCCACCGCCTTCGTCGCCGAGTTCGTCGGCACCATGAGCCGGATACCCGGCGAGCTGAAGGACGGCACCGTCGAGGTGCTCGGACAGCGGCTGCCCGCCGACGGCGAGGCCCCGGACGGCGCGGTGGACGTCCTGGTACGGCCCGAGAACCTGCGGGTGCGGGTCGACGGACAGGGCGGCGCCCGGGTCGTCGCCACCGCCTTCCTCGGCGCGGTCGTCCGGCTCACCGTACGGCTCGCCGACGGCACCGAGGCCAAGGCCGACCTGCCCGCGCACGAGGCCGCGGGGCTGGGCGCCGGAGCTGCCGTCACCGCATCGCTGCCCAAGCGCCCCGTGCTCGTGGCCGCCCGCACCGAGAACTGA